A region of the Acinetobacter defluvii genome:
AAAGACAAAATAATTCTGTAATATGATCCATAGAAAGCCTTAGGTTGTAATGTTTTGTCTTGAGAACCAATACGTTACAAACTTTAGGGCTTTTTTTCTACTCTTTTTTTGATCGAACTCAGGTTAGTTTAAAAAATCTACCTTTGATTCTATATCAGACCACATAAACTTTACCAAAAATTTATATTTCTTAGTAATCTACATTATTTTTTTAGTTTTAAATACGTTCGATTAACCATTTTATTAAATTTAGGTGTATTTGATAACTCAACAATCAACATTTTTTCATTCATGAAAAAGTCTAAACTTTGTATTAATGCGGTCTAACAGAAATTTCGAGTAAAGAAGTATAGATTTTTATTTTAATGGCATCCTTTTTTTAAGGATACTTTTGATATTCGATAAAAAATGATGAAAATTAAAACTCTAATGTTGGCAATAGCTCTCGAGGATTAATCTTGAGTATTTCTGCAATTTCATAAAGTTTTTCGACAGTGAGATTGACCTCACCACGTTCAATACGCCCCATATAGCTCCGATCAATTCCACATTGAAGTGCAAGAGATTCTTGAGTGATTTTCAATTCAGTTCATTGAAGATATCCTAAGCTAGGTACAACAGAGATAGGAGCGTTAGATTATGAAACCTATCATAGGTTGAATGAATTTTAGAGCCTGTAAATTATTTTTTATGCTACTTCACTCTGGTATGTCTGATCTATTTGTGAAGTCCAGTCTTTTGAATAGATATTCGGATTAGTATAGTCAATATTAGTGTTTAGCTTTAAATCAGTTCTATCCTTTATTATTTTGATTGCTGTGGTATAGCACGAATAGGAATGACTGGTATGGTACGAACAGGAATGACTGGTATGTTTATGCAGGAATATGCACTTGGATTCATAATCACAAAAATATGAATTTATTAGGTTCAACTGGTATTGGCAAAACATGGCTTGCTTGTGCTTTTGCAACTAAAGCTTGCTCGAAAGGTTACAAGACTAAATTCTTTAAATATTAAGAGTTTATTGCCTTATTTGAAAAGGCTGTAGACAATACAATTGATAAGCAGCTAATCAAAAAATTAATGACATTTGATTTGCTCATAATTGATGATTTTGGGCTTACCTCTATTCCATCAGCTGTAGAAGGAATTTTATTAGATTTTATTGATAATTTTTCAATGCAAGGCAGTTTACTTATTACAAGCCAATTCTCTTATGATATTTGGTATGAGAAATTTAATGACCCTACGATTGCTGATGCAATTTTAGATCGAATTATTCATAACTCTTATACATTCGAAATTAGTGGAGACTCGATGAGAAAAATCGGATCTTTTGATGAAATCGCCACTCTTTAAGAGTGGCTGGTTTTGTAGTGAAATACGTGGCAGATTTTAGGTGTGATATACACTTCTTAATTTAACAACTTTATACTTATTCTTTCGAATTTTAAGAACTACTTATTTCAAGAGTTAGTGATAAATTCAATAGTTTTGTAAGGAGAGTTCGCTTTTATATTGTTTTTGTCGCATAGTTGTTTGTAATGTCGCATAGTTCTTTAGAAATGACAACCACCACCGACCAAAGCAATTGCAGAAGCCGTATGATGTGGAGCACGAAAAGGGCGTTGTCCAAAATGATGTTGTAAATTGGCGATGGAATAAATACTCGCTACTGCCAAATTCTCTTGATGATTTAATGGGGGTAAAATACTGGGTAAACGTGAAGCTAATAAGGTTTTGCCTGTACCAGGGGGACCTTTAAATAAAATCGAATGTCCACCTGCTGCTGCAATTTCCAAAGCACGACGTGGACGAATTTGCCCCTTCACATCTGCCAAATCAAACTTATAGTGTTGTTGTAAAATCGAACTGATATTCTCAGTAGCTGCAATTTTTTGAGTTTCAGTAAAATGCTCACAGACTTGTTTTAAATGAGAGGCTGCAAACACTTCGATATCGGGAAGTTGTGCTGCTTCTTCAGCATTTTCTTTAGGGAGCATTAACCGACGCTGCGCATGTTGGCATGCCATCGCAATGGTTAATGTGCCTGTGGTTGGTCTTAAATGCCCATCGAGTGCCAATTCACCAATAAATTCAAAATCATCTGTTTGATTTTCAGGAATTTGCCCTGTTGCAATCAAAATACCCATCGCAATCGGCAAGTCTAAGCGTGAACCATCTTTAGGTAAATCCGCAGGTGCTAAATTAATGGTTAAACGTTTGGTAGGAAATTGAAAGCCACTGTTAATAATGGCGGAGCGCACTCGATCTTTACTTTCTCTGACCGCAGCTTCAGGCAAGCCCACAATGGTTAAAGAAGGTAAACCTGCACTGACATGCACTTCAACTTCGATCTGTGGCGCATGCAACCCGAGTAAACCTCGGGTATAAATTTTTGCAAAAGACATTTTATTATTCCAGTTCGCTTTATTTTTAATCGTTTTATTATTTTTATGCACTTTTTTTGTGCAAAAATGCCTAATTTTACTTTTGAATCGATGCTTCTAGGGTTTTCACTTGAGCTTGCAACTCCGCCAAACGGCTATTGGCATTTTGTAGTGCAGTTTTTTGCCGTTCAAGCTCATCTCGGGACACTAAATCCATTTTTGTCACTGCTTCATTCAATAAGGCACGTAAATTATGCTCTAAATCTTTCTTGGGTTGGTCAACCTGTTCCAAAATTGCTTGTAATAGTGTTTCAATCATGGCAATGTCCAAAAATTTGAAGAATCGGCTTAGTTTAACATTGCTTTGTAGTAGACCCTAGCATTAACACAACTGCATCGGATGAATTAATAATAAAATACAAAAAATCAATCACAAATATAAAATTATTCAAGTGAAAACGCTGAGAAAACGTATAAAATAGACCATGATAAGGCGATTTCATCCAAAGTGACTTAACTCCCCCCAACCGTTAAGACATCTTGGCATGAAAATTGAACATAAAACCTTACTGGTGAGAAAAGCCGAAGGAAAACAACATGAAACTCGTAACAGCAATTGTAAAACCATTCAAATTAGATGATGTCCGTGAAGCATTGTCTGAAATTGGCGTTCAAGGGATCACCGTCACTGAAGTGAAAGGTTTTGGTCGCCAAAAAGGTCATACTGAACTTTATCGTGGTGCTGAATATGTCGTTGATTTTTTACCAAAAGTAAAAATTGAAATCGCAATCAGTGACGAAATGGTAGATTCAGTAATTGAATCAATCACACGTGTTGCAAGCACTGGAAAAATTGGTGATGGGAAAATTTTTGTCACTAATCTAGAACAAGTCATTCGTATTCGTACAGGTGAAACTGGTGCGGATGCTGTTTAATTTGGCATGAAGTTTGCTGAGTAACACATAACTCAGAAAAACTTGGTTGGGGGATACGAATGAAAAAAATGCTACTTGCGCTCAGCCTGTCTGGCGCACTCCTTGGTGGATCAGTTGCGTGGGCTGAAGAAAGCGTAACTGAACCCACCGCTACAGCAGTGAGTGAATCAAATGCTGCTACATCGTCTGCTTCGCTTACAACAACTGAAAATATTACTCCTACCGAAGTTGCGGTAATCACAGAACAAAAACCAACCCTAAATACAGGTGATACCGCTTGGATTTTGGTATCAACCGCTTTAGTTTTACTCATGACTATTCCTGGTTTAGCTTTATTTTACGGAGGAATGGTTCGTAAAAAAAATGTCCTCAGCACGATGGCACATAGTTTACTGGCTGCTGCGATTGTCAGTATTGTTTGGGTCGTGGTTGGTTATAGCTTAGCATTTAGTGAAGGCAATACCTTTATTGGTAGTCTAGATAAAGTCATGCTTTCTGGCATTACAACTGATGCACTCAGTGGCTCTATTCCCGAAATTCTCTTTGTAATTTTTCAAATGACTTTTGCCATTATTACGGTGGCGATTATTAGTGGTTCTATCGCTGAGCGTATGAAATTTAGTGCTTATATTGCATTTATTACGGTTTGGGTGGTGATTGTCTATGCGCCGATTGCCCATTGGGTATGGGGTGGTGGTTGGTTAATGAATGATGGTGCGCTTGATTTTGCAGGTGGTACGGTGGTGCATATCAACTCAGGTGTGGCAGGTTTAGTCACCGCATATTTACTTGATAAACGTATTGGGCTCGGTAAAGAATCAATGGCGCCACACAACTTAACTTTAACTGTACTCGGTGCAAGTTTGATTTGGATCGGTTGGTTTGGTTTCAATGGTGGTTCTGCATTAGGTGCAAATGGTTCAGCAGCATATGCTTTGGTGACAACACAAGTTGCCGCAGCGGCAGCTGCACTCGCTTGGTTATTGGTTGAAAAACTGGTTCGTGGTAAAGCATCAGTATTGGGTGCAGCATCGGGTGCAGTTGCAGGCTTAGTCGTGATCACGCCTGCAGCAGGTTTTGTGACTGTCGGTGGTGCATTGGTCATGGGCTTGATCGGTGGCGTGGTATGTTTCTGGGGCATTTCAGGTTTAAAACGCTTACTTAAAGCAGACGACTCTTTGGATGCCTTCGGTCTACATGGTGTCGGCGGTATTGTCGGTGCGATCTTAACCGCAGTATTTGCAAGTGAGTTTATCATGGGTGATAAAGTCCCTACTGATATGATGCATCAACTTTGGGTGCAAGTTGAAGGTGTCTTAGCGACAATCATTTATTCAGCAGTGATGACTTTTATCATCTTGAAAATCATTGATTTGGTGGTCGGCATCAGAGTGGGTACAGATGATGAACGTATGGGATTGGATTTAAGTCAGCATGGCGAACGTATTGAATAAAGCTTAAAATAACATTTATCCAAAGCAGCACTATATATTGTGTAAAACAGCCCAATTGGGCTGTTTTTCTTCTATATATTGCGTAAAACTCAACAACCATCCATTTTTTTGATACACTAAAACAAATCCTTCAAATATAGTCTTTTCAACGCCTATGCATTGCCCATTTTGCAACGCCGCAGACAGTAAAGTGATCGACTCACGTTTGGCAGCCGAAGGTTGTCAGATCCGTCGACGTCGTGAATGTATTAAATGCGCAGAACGTTTTACCACTTTTGAAACCTATGAAGTAGTGATGCCGCGGGTAAATAAATCGGATGGTAAAAGTGAGCCCTTTGATGAATCAAAATTGCGTCGTTCACTGATGCATGCTTTGCAAAAGCGTCCTGTGACTCAAGAACAGATTGAAACGGTGCTTAGTGACATTCAACTAAAAATTCGCCGATTGGGAGAGCGTGATGTACGTTCACGTACGATTGGGGAAATTGTTATGCAGTCGTTATTTGCACTCGATCATGTCGCTTATGTACGTTTTGCGTCAGTGTATCAAGATTTCCAAGACGTGGAAGCATTTCGTCGTCAAATTGAATTGATGCAACATCGAGATCAAGAAAAGCAAGATTGATGGTCAATGTCTGAGAAAATTATGAGTCTTACTTCTTCTGAGCAATATGCACAGCATCAATATTGGATGCAACAAGCCATTGTACTTGCACAACAGGGGCAATATTCCACACGTCCAAATCCAAATGTTGGTTGTGTGATTGTCAAAGATGGAAAAGTTGTAGGAACAGGTTTTCATCCTAAAGCTGGTCAGCCACATGCGGAAGTGTTTGCTTTACGTGAAGCAGGGCAACTGGCGAAAGGGGCAACTGCTTATGTGACTTTGGAACCTTGTGCACACTATGGACGGACCCCGCCTTGTGCCAAAGGTTTGGTCGAGGCAGGTGTGGTAAAAGTGGTGGTGGCATGTTCAGACCCAAATCCTTTGGTTGCAGGAAAGGGTGTGCAAATTTTAAAAGATGCAGGTATAGAGGTTGAACTGGGCGTTTGTGAAGCAGAAGCTGAGGCGTTAAATAAAGGCTTTTTAAAAGCGATGGCAACAGGCATGCCTTATGTACGTTTGAAGGTTGCCTCAAGTTTAGATGGTCGTACAGCGATGGCATCCGGTGAATCAAAATGGATTACGGGTAGCGAAGCTCGTCAAGATGTACAACATTGGCGAGCAATTTCAGGGGCTGTGGTCACAGGGATTGAAACAATTTTAGCTGACGATCCACAGTTAAATGTGCGTCAGTTGGTTGATGTAAATATGGACCATATTGTACAACCGCAACGAGTAATTTTAGATCGACAAGGGCGTTTACCTTTAGATGCGCAGATACTCAAGCAGCCTGAAACGGTGATGGTCATGGGGCCTTTTCGTCAAGAGCTTGCACAATTGGGTGTGGTACAGTTAGAGATTCAATCTTTAGCAGACTTACTCAAGACCCTCAAAGATTTTCAAATCTACGATGTGATGGTCGAAGCTGGTGTAACATTATCCTCTGCTTTTTTACAAGAAAACTTGATAGATGAAATCATCAGTTATATTGCGCCCACATTTTTAGGTCAATCCGCACGTGCTATGTTCAATGCAAACTTTGAACAGATGTCACAACAACTTCGTTTTAAGCTTGAGGATGTAATCCAACTTGGTCAAGACATCCGTTTAAGATTAACTCCTTTGCAAGAGTCAGTATGAATTCAGAGACTTCTTCGGTATATCACAAACGTCGCCACGCTGCCCGTACGACGGATGAATATCTATTCAATCAACTTGTGCCCTATCTGGGCAATAAACGCCGATTGTTACATCTGATTTTAGAAGCGCTTGAGCAAACAGGAACTTTGCATCGTAAAAGCAAAAGAGCTCCGATCTTTGCTGATTTTTTTGCAGGCAGTGGCGTGGTATCACGTTTAGCACGACAAAATGGTTACCGTGTGATCGCTAATGATTGGGAACCTTATAGTCATGCATTGAATCATGCGATTTTAGCCTGTACTGATGCGCCTGCCTTTAAAGAGTTAGGCGGTTATCAAAAAGCCATTGATTATTTAAACCGTTTGCCTGAAGTCAAAGGTTGGGTGACACATAATCTTTGTCCGAGAAATGATGAAGTTTATGATCCGAGTCGTGACCGTTTATTCTTCAAGCGTCGTAATGGCATGCGCATTGATGCGATTCGCCAGCAAATTGCGACATGGCAAGCACAAGGCGCAATTGATGATGTCGAAATGAGTGCCTTACTTGCGCCATTACTCTATTCAGCAAGTTTTGTGAGTAATACCAGTGGCGTGTTTAAAAGCTTCCATCATGGTTGGGGAGGGCGTACGCAATCAGCGTTGGAACGTATCGAATCTTTATTGTGGCTCATGCCCAGCCGTTTTTGTGAAATTGGTTCAGATACCAAACAAAACACACCGATGGCTGAAATGTGGTGTGTCGATGCACAGCATCTCGCCAATCAAATGAGTGGTTTTGAGGTAGATGTTGCCTATCTTGATCCACCTTATAACCAGCATGCGTATAGCAGTAATTACCATGTTTTAAACTCTTTAACTTTATGGGATCAGGTCGATTTACCGACACCAGATACCAAAGGTTTTAAGAGTGGCATTGACCGTGCTTGGCGTAAAGAGCGCCCAAGTCCTTATAATTCTTCAAAATATGCACAAGAAGCCTATGAGAAATTATTGTCGACTATTAATGCGCGTTATATTTTAACCAGTTATTCTACGGACGGTAATATTGAGGCGAAAGACTTACTTGAAGCCAATCTAAAACGTGGCAAAGTGACCTTATTAACCCAAGATGTGCCACGTTATCGTGTTAGTAAACAACGTCAGTCTGAGCGTGCACGGGTTTTAGAGTTTATTGTGATTACCGATACCCACGCCAAATCTGGACCACCTCTGCGTCAACTACTCAGCCAGTTGTATCATTTTGCTGAATTAGGCGGAGTAGATACTTCTGGAGTGAGTACCCAGTTAGATTTATGGTAAGGTGAAATAAAGAGATGCTTGAAAACAGCATCTTTTTTGCGTTGAGAAATCAATGGATAGCATTTAAAAGTAGCTAGAATCGATATAGATTGTGAAATTGCTACAGCTTATAAATATTTTAAATTAATGCTTAGCAAGCATAGTTGCAAAGAAAAGATCGAATTAAATAACATTCTTGCTTAGAATAGCACTGTAACCCAAATGAAAGGTGAAACATGTTTACAGGCATTATTGAAAGTTTAGGTAAAGTAGAAAGTTTACAAAGCGTAGGCGGTGATGTGCGTTTGCGTATTCATACCGACTTAGATATGTCTGATGTGCATTTGGGTGATTCGATTGCAACCAATGGCATTTGTCTGACTGTGATTGATTGGGGAGAAAATTGGTACGCTGCAGATGTTTCACGGGAGAGCTTGAATCGTTCAACTTTGGCTGATTGGAAAGTAGGTCAAGCGGTCAATGTCGAAAAAGCTATGTTGCCAACCACACGTTTTGGGGGGCATATCGTCAGTGGGCATGTTGATGTTGTTGGTGAGATTACTGTAGTACGCAGTGATGCACGTTCATTGTATTTTGAAGTGACAGCACCTGTTGAAATTGCAAAATATTTAGCAGAAAAAGGCTCAATTACAGTAGATGGTATTAGTTTAACCATCAACCATTTACGTGGAAATATTCTCAGTTTAAATTTGATTCCGCATACTGCAGAA
Encoded here:
- a CDS encoding helix-turn-helix domain-containing protein; translation: MKITQESLALQCGIDRSYMGRIERGEVNLTVEKLYEIAEILKINPRELLPTLEF
- a CDS encoding accessory factor UbiK family protein, which translates into the protein MIETLLQAILEQVDQPKKDLEHNLRALLNEAVTKMDLVSRDELERQKTALQNANSRLAELQAQVKTLEASIQK
- the glnK gene encoding P-II family nitrogen regulator → MKLVTAIVKPFKLDDVREALSEIGVQGITVTEVKGFGRQKGHTELYRGAEYVVDFLPKVKIEIAISDEMVDSVIESITRVASTGKIGDGKIFVTNLEQVIRIRTGETGADAV
- a CDS encoding ammonium transporter, with product MKKMLLALSLSGALLGGSVAWAEESVTEPTATAVSESNAATSSASLTTTENITPTEVAVITEQKPTLNTGDTAWILVSTALVLLMTIPGLALFYGGMVRKKNVLSTMAHSLLAAAIVSIVWVVVGYSLAFSEGNTFIGSLDKVMLSGITTDALSGSIPEILFVIFQMTFAIITVAIISGSIAERMKFSAYIAFITVWVVIVYAPIAHWVWGGGWLMNDGALDFAGGTVVHINSGVAGLVTAYLLDKRIGLGKESMAPHNLTLTVLGASLIWIGWFGFNGGSALGANGSAAYALVTTQVAAAAAALAWLLVEKLVRGKASVLGAASGAVAGLVVITPAAGFVTVGGALVMGLIGGVVCFWGISGLKRLLKADDSLDAFGLHGVGGIVGAILTAVFASEFIMGDKVPTDMMHQLWVQVEGVLATIIYSAVMTFIILKIIDLVVGIRVGTDDERMGLDLSQHGERIE
- the nrdR gene encoding transcriptional regulator NrdR — protein: MHCPFCNAADSKVIDSRLAAEGCQIRRRRECIKCAERFTTFETYEVVMPRVNKSDGKSEPFDESKLRRSLMHALQKRPVTQEQIETVLSDIQLKIRRLGERDVRSRTIGEIVMQSLFALDHVAYVRFASVYQDFQDVEAFRRQIELMQHRDQEKQD
- the ribD gene encoding bifunctional diaminohydroxyphosphoribosylaminopyrimidine deaminase/5-amino-6-(5-phosphoribosylamino)uracil reductase RibD — protein: MSLTSSEQYAQHQYWMQQAIVLAQQGQYSTRPNPNVGCVIVKDGKVVGTGFHPKAGQPHAEVFALREAGQLAKGATAYVTLEPCAHYGRTPPCAKGLVEAGVVKVVVACSDPNPLVAGKGVQILKDAGIEVELGVCEAEAEALNKGFLKAMATGMPYVRLKVASSLDGRTAMASGESKWITGSEARQDVQHWRAISGAVVTGIETILADDPQLNVRQLVDVNMDHIVQPQRVILDRQGRLPLDAQILKQPETVMVMGPFRQELAQLGVVQLEIQSLADLLKTLKDFQIYDVMVEAGVTLSSAFLQENLIDEIISYIAPTFLGQSARAMFNANFEQMSQQLRFKLEDVIQLGQDIRLRLTPLQESV
- a CDS encoding DNA adenine methylase translates to MNSETSSVYHKRRHAARTTDEYLFNQLVPYLGNKRRLLHLILEALEQTGTLHRKSKRAPIFADFFAGSGVVSRLARQNGYRVIANDWEPYSHALNHAILACTDAPAFKELGGYQKAIDYLNRLPEVKGWVTHNLCPRNDEVYDPSRDRLFFKRRNGMRIDAIRQQIATWQAQGAIDDVEMSALLAPLLYSASFVSNTSGVFKSFHHGWGGRTQSALERIESLLWLMPSRFCEIGSDTKQNTPMAEMWCVDAQHLANQMSGFEVDVAYLDPPYNQHAYSSNYHVLNSLTLWDQVDLPTPDTKGFKSGIDRAWRKERPSPYNSSKYAQEAYEKLLSTINARYILTSYSTDGNIEAKDLLEANLKRGKVTLLTQDVPRYRVSKQRQSERARVLEFIVITDTHAKSGPPLRQLLSQLYHFAELGGVDTSGVSTQLDLW
- a CDS encoding riboflavin synthase; its protein translation is MFTGIIESLGKVESLQSVGGDVRLRIHTDLDMSDVHLGDSIATNGICLTVIDWGENWYAADVSRESLNRSTLADWKVGQAVNVEKAMLPTTRFGGHIVSGHVDVVGEITVVRSDARSLYFEVTAPVEIAKYLAEKGSITVDGISLTINHLRGNILSLNLIPHTAERTNIGTWKVGTKVNLEVDILARYIERLLLGDKAAEVKAESKLSMEFLAQNGFLK